A part of Gossypium hirsutum isolate 1008001.06 chromosome A07, Gossypium_hirsutum_v2.1, whole genome shotgun sequence genomic DNA contains:
- the LOC107926591 gene encoding probable serine/threonine-protein kinase WNK3 isoform X3, whose product MIQMLNSLRLILQYKEVLGRGAFKKVYKAFDELEGIEVAWNQVKVTDLLRNSEDLERLYSEVHLLKTLKHRNIIKFYNSWVDTKNENINFITEIFTSGTLRQYRKKHKHVDLRALKKWSKQILEGLLYLHSHDPPVIHRDLKCDNIFVNGNQGEVKIGDLGLAAILRQARSAHSVIGTPEFMAPELYEEEYNELVDIYAFGMCLLELVTFEYPYVECTNAAQIFKKVTSGIKPASLAKVTDPGVKLFIEKCIAKASERLSAKELLGDPFLQPDEENDSVGRSLRPKAQSSSDSTSDPTNFRGNSKDLQSETSVDVKVQGQRKDVNTIFLKLRITDSTGQIRNIHFPFDIGADTATAVASEMVEELDLTDQDVPTISEMIESEIRSHIPNWVPNETPTDCFGEIANSGNCISENKGDGTSSPVRLSLERLPSGRRYWSDPPKAASGNSPASFGVSHIASRVDFVADNLVELDEQSHDSYKSEGKINSSTSLERPDNEFTHHNGKDDNDDSNGTQSSLKENCKPLKDTESVVRVTTETLESMLVKQQMEIDELKKQHRLTISDFLKELTPETREKVVATCKIKIPDYTIQTAKCTST is encoded by the exons ATGATTCAGATGTTGAATTCGTTGAGGTTGATCCTACAG TACAAGGAGGTTCTAGGAAGAGGAGCTTTCAAAAAAGT ATATAAGGCATTTGATGAACTTGAAGGTATAGAAGTAGCATGGAATCAGGTTAAGGTCACGGATTTATTGCGAAACTCGGAAGATTTGGAGCGTCTTTATTCGGAAGTTCATTTGCTCAAAACTTTGAAGCAtaggaatataattaaattttacaattcctGGGTTGATACCAAGAATGAAAATATCAACTTCATCACTGAGATTTTCACTTCGGGAACCTTGAGACA GTATCGAAAGAAGCATAAGCATGTTGATTTGAGGGCATTGAAAAAATGGTCTAAGCAGATCTTGGAGGGTCTTCTTTATCTTCATAGTCATGATCCCCCGGTGATTCATAGGGATCTAAAATGTGATAACATCTTTGTGAATGGTAACCAAGGTGAAGTCAAGATCGGAGATCTAGGATTGGCTGCTATTCTTCGCCAAGCTCGTTCTGCACATAGTGTTATTG GTACACCTGAGTTTATGGCACCAGAACTCTATGAGGAGGAATATAATGAGCTTGTAGATATTTATGCTTTCGGCATGTGTTTGCTGGAGTTAGTGACCTTCGAGTATCCATATGTTGAATGCACTAATGCTGCTCAAATATTCAAGAAAGTGACATCA GGAATAAAGCCAGCATCATTGGCAAAAGTGACCGATCCTGGAGTGAAGTTATTTATTGAAAAATGTATTGCTAAAGCCTCGGAACGTTTGTCTGCGAAGGAACTTTTAGGGGATCCATTTCTCCAACCTGATGAGGAAAATGACAGTGTAGGTCGTTCTTTACGACCTAAAGCTCAATCTTCTTCAG ATAGTACTTCTGATCCGACTAATTTCAGGGGAAATTCCAAGGATCTTCAATCTGAGACAAGTGTGGATGTCAAAGTGCAAGGTCAAAGGAAAGACGTTAACACGATATTTCTGAAACTTAGGATAACAGATTCTACAG GTCAAATTCGCAACATCCATTTCCCTTTTGATATTGGAGCAGATACAGCGACTGCTGTTGCCAGTGAAATGGTTGAGGAATTGGATTTAACAGATCAAGATGTTCCAACAATTTCCGAAATGATTGAATCCGAAATCCGGTCCCATATTCCCAATTGGGTTCCAAACGAAACTCCCACTGATTGTTTTGGTGAAATTGCAAATTCTGGTAACTGTATCTCTGAAAATAAGGGTGATGGAACCTCATCTCCAGTTCGTCTTTCACTAGAGAGATTACCTTCAGGTCGAAGATACTGGTCTGACCCACCAAAGGCAGCTAGTGGAAACTCTCCAGCCAGTTTTGGTGTTTCGCACATTGCTTCTCGGGTAGATTTTGTAGCAGATAACTTGGTTGAACTTGACGAACAATCACATGATAGCTACAAAAGCGAAGGGAAAATAAACAGTAGTACTTCACTTGAACGACCCGACAATGAGTTCACACATCACAATGGCAAAGATGATAATGATGACAGTAATGGAACACAATCATCATTAAAAGAGAACTGTAAGCCATTAAAGGATACTGAATCAGTGGTGAGGGTAACAACAGAGACACTCGAGTCTATGCTGGTAAAGCAGCAAATGGAGATAGACGAGCTAAAGAAGCAGCACAGACTAACCATATCAGACTTTCTGAAAGAACTTACTCCAGAAACCCGTGAAAAGgttgtggctacatgtaagataAAGATTCCAGATTATACTATTCAAACCGCTAAATGCACTTCTACATAG
- the LOC107926604 gene encoding piriformospora indica-insensitive protein 2 produces MKNLIVMNKSSVLVFLLVGLFVLCECEDEDQFLPVSPMVKKEQEALYSAIQGFVGNSWNGSDLYPDPCGWTPIQGVYCDLLDGYWHVTVLNIGLVFDNSLQCSPNAKFTHHLFELIHLRSLSFFHCFSSPRDNPIRIPSSNWERLSNSLESLEFRSNGGLIGTIPVSISYLKKLRSLVLLENGLIGDLPIELGNLVNLKQLVLAGNKFTGQIPPSLGGLTELLIMDLSRNSLTGTLMLTFGCNLTSLLKLDLSNNKLEGKIPEGIGRLKNATLLDLGRNKFSGGLIQSFQQLVSLKEMVISNNPLGGDLMGVEWGKLQNLEILDLSSMGLTGLVPESMAGMKKLRYLGLNDNSLTGNLSPKLASLPCLNALYVNDNNLTGKLEFAEGFYKKMGRKFRAWNNSNLCYQREMIPSSSSSSHGLNGVKLC; encoded by the exons ATGAAGAATCTTATTGTCATGAATAAGAGTTCTGTTCTTGTGTTTTTGCTTGTTGGGTTGTTTGTTTTGTGTGAATGTGAAGATGAAGACCAGTTCTTACCTGTATCTCCAATGGTGAAGAAAGAACAAGAGGCATTATACTCAGCTATTCAAGGATTTGTGGGGAATTCATGGAATGGCTCGGATCTTTACCCAGATCCTTGTGGATGGACACCTATACAG GGAGTTTACTGTGATCTGCTCGATGGGTATTGGCATGTCACTGTTTTAAATATTGGTCTAGTTTTTGACAACTCTCTTCAATGTAGCCCAAATGCAAAGTTCACACATCACCTGTTTGAGCTTATTCACTTAAGATCACTCTCATTCTTCCATTGTTTTTCCTCGCCTAGAGATAACCCCATTAGAATCCCTTCCTCAAATTGGGAAAGACTCTCAAACAGCCTAGAATCCTTGGAGTTTAGATCCAATGGTGGTCTCATTGGTACAATTCCAGTCTCCATTAGCTACCTTAAAAAGCTCCGATCATTAGTGTTACTAGAAAATGGATTAATAGGAGACTTGCCTATAGAATTAGGGAACTTGGTGAATTTAAAGCAACTTGTATTGGCTGGAAACAAGTTTACTGGTCAAATCCCACCAAGTTTAGGAGGGTTAACTGAGTTGTTAATAATGGATTTAAGTAGAAACAGTCTAACAGGGACCTTGATGTTGACTTTCGGGTGTAATCTCACTTCATTGCTGAAGTTGGACTTAAGCAACAACAAGTTGGAAGGAAAGATACCTGAAGGGATTGGAAGGTTAAAGAATGCAACACTTTTGGACCTTGGCAGAAACAAGTTCTCAGGTGGGTTGATACAGTCATTTCAACAACTGGTTTCTTTAAAAGAGATGGTGATATCAAATAATCCGCTTGGGGGTGATCTCATGGGTGTTGAATGGGGAAAGTTGCAGAATTTGGAGATATTGGATCTTTCAAGTATGGGGTTAACAGGTTTAGTACCAGAATCCATGGCAGGGATGAAAAAGTTGAGATATTTGGGGCTAAATGACAACAGTCTGACAGGAAATCTTTCACCAAAGCTTGCAAGTCTTCCTTGTCTGAATGCTCTTTATGTTAATGATAATAATCTGACAGGGAAGCTTGAGTTTGCAGAAGGGTTTTATAAGAAAATGGGGAGAAAGTTCAGAGCTTGGAATAATTCAAATCTTTGCTATCAGCGTGAAATGatcccatcatcatcatcatcaagccATGGTCTTAATGGGGTTAAACTTTGTTAA
- the LOC107926591 gene encoding probable serine/threonine-protein kinase WNK3 isoform X1 produces MPPETTSDQERDDSDVEFVEVDPTGRYGRYKEVLGRGAFKKVYKAFDELEGIEVAWNQVKVTDLLRNSEDLERLYSEVHLLKTLKHRNIIKFYNSWVDTKNENINFITEIFTSGTLRQYRKKHKHVDLRALKKWSKQILEGLLYLHSHDPPVIHRDLKCDNIFVNGNQGEVKIGDLGLAAILRQARSAHSVIGTPEFMAPELYEEEYNELVDIYAFGMCLLELVTFEYPYVECTNAAQIFKKVTSGIKPASLAKVTDPGVKLFIEKCIAKASERLSAKELLGDPFLQPDEENDSVGRSLRPKAQSSSDSTSDPTNFRGNSKDLQSETSVDVKVQGQRKDVNTIFLKLRITDSTGQIRNIHFPFDIGADTATAVASEMVEELDLTDQDVPTISEMIESEIRSHIPNWVPNETPTDCFGEIANSGNCISENKGDGTSSPVRLSLERLPSGRRYWSDPPKAASGNSPASFGVSHIASRVDFVADNLVELDEQSHDSYKSEGKINSSTSLERPDNEFTHHNGKDDNDDSNGTQSSLKENCKPLKDTESVVRVTTETLESMLVKQQMEIDELKKQHRLTISDFLKELTPETREKVVATCKIKIPDYTIQTAKCTST; encoded by the exons ATGCCGCCAGAAACAACGTCCGACCAAGAACGAGATGATTCAGATGTTGAATTCGTTGAGGTTGATCCTACAGGTCGTTACGGTCGG TACAAGGAGGTTCTAGGAAGAGGAGCTTTCAAAAAAGT ATATAAGGCATTTGATGAACTTGAAGGTATAGAAGTAGCATGGAATCAGGTTAAGGTCACGGATTTATTGCGAAACTCGGAAGATTTGGAGCGTCTTTATTCGGAAGTTCATTTGCTCAAAACTTTGAAGCAtaggaatataattaaattttacaattcctGGGTTGATACCAAGAATGAAAATATCAACTTCATCACTGAGATTTTCACTTCGGGAACCTTGAGACA GTATCGAAAGAAGCATAAGCATGTTGATTTGAGGGCATTGAAAAAATGGTCTAAGCAGATCTTGGAGGGTCTTCTTTATCTTCATAGTCATGATCCCCCGGTGATTCATAGGGATCTAAAATGTGATAACATCTTTGTGAATGGTAACCAAGGTGAAGTCAAGATCGGAGATCTAGGATTGGCTGCTATTCTTCGCCAAGCTCGTTCTGCACATAGTGTTATTG GTACACCTGAGTTTATGGCACCAGAACTCTATGAGGAGGAATATAATGAGCTTGTAGATATTTATGCTTTCGGCATGTGTTTGCTGGAGTTAGTGACCTTCGAGTATCCATATGTTGAATGCACTAATGCTGCTCAAATATTCAAGAAAGTGACATCA GGAATAAAGCCAGCATCATTGGCAAAAGTGACCGATCCTGGAGTGAAGTTATTTATTGAAAAATGTATTGCTAAAGCCTCGGAACGTTTGTCTGCGAAGGAACTTTTAGGGGATCCATTTCTCCAACCTGATGAGGAAAATGACAGTGTAGGTCGTTCTTTACGACCTAAAGCTCAATCTTCTTCAG ATAGTACTTCTGATCCGACTAATTTCAGGGGAAATTCCAAGGATCTTCAATCTGAGACAAGTGTGGATGTCAAAGTGCAAGGTCAAAGGAAAGACGTTAACACGATATTTCTGAAACTTAGGATAACAGATTCTACAG GTCAAATTCGCAACATCCATTTCCCTTTTGATATTGGAGCAGATACAGCGACTGCTGTTGCCAGTGAAATGGTTGAGGAATTGGATTTAACAGATCAAGATGTTCCAACAATTTCCGAAATGATTGAATCCGAAATCCGGTCCCATATTCCCAATTGGGTTCCAAACGAAACTCCCACTGATTGTTTTGGTGAAATTGCAAATTCTGGTAACTGTATCTCTGAAAATAAGGGTGATGGAACCTCATCTCCAGTTCGTCTTTCACTAGAGAGATTACCTTCAGGTCGAAGATACTGGTCTGACCCACCAAAGGCAGCTAGTGGAAACTCTCCAGCCAGTTTTGGTGTTTCGCACATTGCTTCTCGGGTAGATTTTGTAGCAGATAACTTGGTTGAACTTGACGAACAATCACATGATAGCTACAAAAGCGAAGGGAAAATAAACAGTAGTACTTCACTTGAACGACCCGACAATGAGTTCACACATCACAATGGCAAAGATGATAATGATGACAGTAATGGAACACAATCATCATTAAAAGAGAACTGTAAGCCATTAAAGGATACTGAATCAGTGGTGAGGGTAACAACAGAGACACTCGAGTCTATGCTGGTAAAGCAGCAAATGGAGATAGACGAGCTAAAGAAGCAGCACAGACTAACCATATCAGACTTTCTGAAAGAACTTACTCCAGAAACCCGTGAAAAGgttgtggctacatgtaagataAAGATTCCAGATTATACTATTCAAACCGCTAAATGCACTTCTACATAG
- the LOC107926591 gene encoding probable serine/threonine-protein kinase WNK3 isoform X2: protein MPPETTSDQERDDSDVEFVEVDPTVQGGSRKRSFQKSLWELRYKAFDELEGIEVAWNQVKVTDLLRNSEDLERLYSEVHLLKTLKHRNIIKFYNSWVDTKNENINFITEIFTSGTLRQYRKKHKHVDLRALKKWSKQILEGLLYLHSHDPPVIHRDLKCDNIFVNGNQGEVKIGDLGLAAILRQARSAHSVIGTPEFMAPELYEEEYNELVDIYAFGMCLLELVTFEYPYVECTNAAQIFKKVTSGIKPASLAKVTDPGVKLFIEKCIAKASERLSAKELLGDPFLQPDEENDSVGRSLRPKAQSSSDSTSDPTNFRGNSKDLQSETSVDVKVQGQRKDVNTIFLKLRITDSTGQIRNIHFPFDIGADTATAVASEMVEELDLTDQDVPTISEMIESEIRSHIPNWVPNETPTDCFGEIANSGNCISENKGDGTSSPVRLSLERLPSGRRYWSDPPKAASGNSPASFGVSHIASRVDFVADNLVELDEQSHDSYKSEGKINSSTSLERPDNEFTHHNGKDDNDDSNGTQSSLKENCKPLKDTESVVRVTTETLESMLVKQQMEIDELKKQHRLTISDFLKELTPETREKVVATCKIKIPDYTIQTAKCTST, encoded by the exons ATGCCGCCAGAAACAACGTCCGACCAAGAACGAGATGATTCAGATGTTGAATTCGTTGAGGTTGATCCTACAG TACAAGGAGGTTCTAGGAAGAGGAGCTTTCAAAAAAGT tTGTGGGAACTTAGATATAAGGCATTTGATGAACTTGAAGGTATAGAAGTAGCATGGAATCAGGTTAAGGTCACGGATTTATTGCGAAACTCGGAAGATTTGGAGCGTCTTTATTCGGAAGTTCATTTGCTCAAAACTTTGAAGCAtaggaatataattaaattttacaattcctGGGTTGATACCAAGAATGAAAATATCAACTTCATCACTGAGATTTTCACTTCGGGAACCTTGAGACA GTATCGAAAGAAGCATAAGCATGTTGATTTGAGGGCATTGAAAAAATGGTCTAAGCAGATCTTGGAGGGTCTTCTTTATCTTCATAGTCATGATCCCCCGGTGATTCATAGGGATCTAAAATGTGATAACATCTTTGTGAATGGTAACCAAGGTGAAGTCAAGATCGGAGATCTAGGATTGGCTGCTATTCTTCGCCAAGCTCGTTCTGCACATAGTGTTATTG GTACACCTGAGTTTATGGCACCAGAACTCTATGAGGAGGAATATAATGAGCTTGTAGATATTTATGCTTTCGGCATGTGTTTGCTGGAGTTAGTGACCTTCGAGTATCCATATGTTGAATGCACTAATGCTGCTCAAATATTCAAGAAAGTGACATCA GGAATAAAGCCAGCATCATTGGCAAAAGTGACCGATCCTGGAGTGAAGTTATTTATTGAAAAATGTATTGCTAAAGCCTCGGAACGTTTGTCTGCGAAGGAACTTTTAGGGGATCCATTTCTCCAACCTGATGAGGAAAATGACAGTGTAGGTCGTTCTTTACGACCTAAAGCTCAATCTTCTTCAG ATAGTACTTCTGATCCGACTAATTTCAGGGGAAATTCCAAGGATCTTCAATCTGAGACAAGTGTGGATGTCAAAGTGCAAGGTCAAAGGAAAGACGTTAACACGATATTTCTGAAACTTAGGATAACAGATTCTACAG GTCAAATTCGCAACATCCATTTCCCTTTTGATATTGGAGCAGATACAGCGACTGCTGTTGCCAGTGAAATGGTTGAGGAATTGGATTTAACAGATCAAGATGTTCCAACAATTTCCGAAATGATTGAATCCGAAATCCGGTCCCATATTCCCAATTGGGTTCCAAACGAAACTCCCACTGATTGTTTTGGTGAAATTGCAAATTCTGGTAACTGTATCTCTGAAAATAAGGGTGATGGAACCTCATCTCCAGTTCGTCTTTCACTAGAGAGATTACCTTCAGGTCGAAGATACTGGTCTGACCCACCAAAGGCAGCTAGTGGAAACTCTCCAGCCAGTTTTGGTGTTTCGCACATTGCTTCTCGGGTAGATTTTGTAGCAGATAACTTGGTTGAACTTGACGAACAATCACATGATAGCTACAAAAGCGAAGGGAAAATAAACAGTAGTACTTCACTTGAACGACCCGACAATGAGTTCACACATCACAATGGCAAAGATGATAATGATGACAGTAATGGAACACAATCATCATTAAAAGAGAACTGTAAGCCATTAAAGGATACTGAATCAGTGGTGAGGGTAACAACAGAGACACTCGAGTCTATGCTGGTAAAGCAGCAAATGGAGATAGACGAGCTAAAGAAGCAGCACAGACTAACCATATCAGACTTTCTGAAAGAACTTACTCCAGAAACCCGTGAAAAGgttgtggctacatgtaagataAAGATTCCAGATTATACTATTCAAACCGCTAAATGCACTTCTACATAG
- the LOC107926591 gene encoding probable serine/threonine-protein kinase WNK3 isoform X4 produces MPPETTSDQERDDSDVEFVEVDPTGRYGRYKEVLGRGAFKKVYKAFDELEGIEVAWNQVKVTDLLRNSEDLERLYSEVHLLKTLKHRNIIKFYNSWVDTKNENINFITEIFTSGTLRQYRKKHKHVDLRALKKWSKQILEGLLYLHSHDPPVIHRDLKCDNIFVNGNQGEVKIGDLGLAAILRQARSAHSVIGTPEFMAPELYEEEYNELVDIYAFGMCLLELVTFEYPYVECTNAAQIFKKVTSGIKPASLAKVTDPGVKLFIEKCIAKASERLSAKELLGDPFLQPDEENDSVGRSLRPKAQSSSGEIPRIFNLRQVWMSKCKVKGKTLTRYF; encoded by the exons ATGCCGCCAGAAACAACGTCCGACCAAGAACGAGATGATTCAGATGTTGAATTCGTTGAGGTTGATCCTACAGGTCGTTACGGTCGG TACAAGGAGGTTCTAGGAAGAGGAGCTTTCAAAAAAGT ATATAAGGCATTTGATGAACTTGAAGGTATAGAAGTAGCATGGAATCAGGTTAAGGTCACGGATTTATTGCGAAACTCGGAAGATTTGGAGCGTCTTTATTCGGAAGTTCATTTGCTCAAAACTTTGAAGCAtaggaatataattaaattttacaattcctGGGTTGATACCAAGAATGAAAATATCAACTTCATCACTGAGATTTTCACTTCGGGAACCTTGAGACA GTATCGAAAGAAGCATAAGCATGTTGATTTGAGGGCATTGAAAAAATGGTCTAAGCAGATCTTGGAGGGTCTTCTTTATCTTCATAGTCATGATCCCCCGGTGATTCATAGGGATCTAAAATGTGATAACATCTTTGTGAATGGTAACCAAGGTGAAGTCAAGATCGGAGATCTAGGATTGGCTGCTATTCTTCGCCAAGCTCGTTCTGCACATAGTGTTATTG GTACACCTGAGTTTATGGCACCAGAACTCTATGAGGAGGAATATAATGAGCTTGTAGATATTTATGCTTTCGGCATGTGTTTGCTGGAGTTAGTGACCTTCGAGTATCCATATGTTGAATGCACTAATGCTGCTCAAATATTCAAGAAAGTGACATCA GGAATAAAGCCAGCATCATTGGCAAAAGTGACCGATCCTGGAGTGAAGTTATTTATTGAAAAATGTATTGCTAAAGCCTCGGAACGTTTGTCTGCGAAGGAACTTTTAGGGGATCCATTTCTCCAACCTGATGAGGAAAATGACAGTGTAGGTCGTTCTTTACGACCTAAAGCTCAATCTTCTTCAG GGGAAATTCCAAGGATCTTCAATCTGAGACAAGTGTGGATGTCAAAGTGCAAGGTCAAAGGAAAGACGTTAACACGATATTTCTGA